The Ziziphus jujuba cultivar Dongzao chromosome 7, ASM3175591v1 genome includes a region encoding these proteins:
- the LOC107424588 gene encoding vacuolar sorting protein 39 has protein sequence MVHSAYDSFELLSDCPTKIEAIVSYGEKLLLGCTDGSLRIYAPESSSSDRSPTSDYDAQKLELHKEPYVLERNVTGFSRKPLVSMEVLGSRKLLLSLSESIAFHRLPNLETIAVLTKAKGANVYCWDDRRGFLCFARQKRVCIFRHDGGRGFVEVKEFGVPDTVKSMSWCGENICLGIRREYMILNASNGALSEVFPSGRLAPPLVVSLPSGELLLGKDNIGVFVDQNGKLLQEGRICWSEAPTVVIIKKPYAIALLPRFVEVRSLRAPYPLIQTVVLRNVRHLIQSNNAVIVAPENSVYGLFPVPLGAQIVQLTASGDFEEALALCKLLPPEDSTLRAAKEGSIHIRYAHYLFENGNYEEAMEHFLASQVEITYVLSLYPSIILPKTTAVPEPEKLTDISWDSSHLSRASSDVSDDMELPLPPHLSESDESAALQSKKMSHNTLMALIKYLQKKRFSVIEKATAEGTEEVVLDAVGDNYSLYDSNRFKKLNKGRGNIHISSGAREMAAILDTALLQALLLTGQSSAALELLKGLNYCDLKICEEILQKKGHHTALLELYKCNSMHREALKLLNQLVEESKSYQMSAELTQKFKPDSIIEYLKPLCGTDPMLVLEFSMLVLESCPTQTIELFLSGNIPADLVNSYLKQHAPNMQATYLELMLAVNENGISGNLQNEMVHIYLSEVLDWHADLSAQQKWDEKAYSPTRKKLLSALDSISGYNPEALLKRLPADALYEERAILLGKMNQHELALSLYVHKLHVPELALSYCDRVYDSTVQPSARSSGNIYLTLLQIYLNPRRTTKNFEKRITNLVSPQNINGIPRVGSATSVKGKGGRAAKKIAAIEGAEDTRVSTSSTDSGRSDGDADESSEEGGSNIMLDEVLDLLSRRWDRVNGAQALKLLPRETKLQNLLPFLGPLLRKSSEAHRNFSVIKSLRQSENLQVKDDLYNQRKPVVKITGDSMCSLCNKKIGTSVFAVYPNGKTLVHFVCFRDSQSMKAVAKGPLRKR, from the exons ATGGTACACAGTGCCTACGATTCCTTCGAGCTCCTGAGTGATTGCCCAACCAAGATAGAGGCAATCGTATCGTACGGTGAGAAGCTTCTCCTGGGATGCACAGATGGATCTCTCCGAATCTACGCTCCAGAATCCTCCAGTTCGGACCGTTCCCCAACGTCGGATTACGATGCTCAAAAGCTGGAGCTGCATAAGGAACCGTACGTACTGGAGAGAAACGTGACCGGTTTTTCAAGGAAGCCTCTGGTATCAATGGAGGTATTGGGATCGAGGAAGCTCCTATTGTCGCTCTCGGAATCGATTGCGTTCCATAGGCTCCCAAATTTGGAGACCATCGCGGTGCTCACCAAAGCCAAAGGCGCCAATGTGTATTGCTGGGATGATCGCAGAGGATTCTTGTGCTTCGCGAGGCAAAAGAGGGTCTGTATTTTCAGACACGACG GGGGACGAGGATTCGTGGAGGTGAAAGAATTTGGAGTTCCGGACACTGTGAAATCGATGTCATGGTGCGGTGAAAATATCTGCCTTGGGATTAGAAGAGAGTATATGATACTGAATGCTTCAAATGGTGCATTGTCTGAGGTATTTCCTTCAGGGAGGCTTGCTCCACCTTTGGTGGTCTCTCTCCCTTCTGGAGAACTCCTTCTCGGAAAG GATAATATTGGAGTTTTTGTGGATCAAAATGGGAAGCTTCTTCAAGAAGGAAGAATTTGTTGGTCTGAGGCTCCTACAGTTGTTATCATAAAGAAGCCATATGCAATAGCTCTGTTACCGAGATTTGTCGAG GTTCGGTCTCTTCGAGCTCCATATCCGTTGATACAGACTGTTGTTCTTCGAAATGTTCGTCATCTTATTCAAAGCAATAATGCTGTAATTGTTGCACCAGAGAATTCTGTTTACGGTCTCTTCCCTGTTCCTCTTGGTGCACAG ATTGTGCAATTAACAGCATCTGGTGATTTTGAGGAAGCCTTGGCATTGTGTAAGCTGCTTCCCCCAGAAGATTCAACCCTTAGAGCTGCAAAGGAGGGGTCAATTCATATAAG ATATGCACACTATCTTTTTGAGAATGGGAACTATGAGGAGGCCATGGAACATTTTTTGGCTTCTCAAGTTGAGATAACCTATGTGCTTTCGTTGTATCCATCTATTATTCTTCCGAAGACTACTGCAGTTCCTGAGCCAGAAAAGCTAACAGACATTTCATGGGATTCATCACATCTCTCAAGAGCATCATCAGATGTGTCAGATGATATGGAACTCCCACTACCGCCACACCTATCGGAATCTGATGAGAGTGCTGCACTTCAGTCCAAAAAAATGAGTCACAATACTCTCATGGCTCTCATTAAGTATTTACAGAAGAAGAGATTCAGTGTAATTGAGAAAGCCACTGCTGAAGGAACAGAAGAGGTTGTTTTAGATGCTGTTGGTGATAATTATTCATTGTATGACTCTAACAGgtttaaaaaactaaacaag GGGCGTGGTAACATCCACATTAGCTCTGGTGCAAGGGAGATGGCAGCAATACTGGATACAGCACTCCTCCAAGCTCTGCTTCTTACTGGACAATCTTCAGCAGCTTTGGAATTACTGAAAGGTCTTAACTACTGTGATTTGAAAATATGTGAGGAGATTCTCCAAAAAAAAGGTCATCACACAGCTTTATTAGAACTCTACAAGTGCAATTCAATGCACCGTGAAGCTCTTAAACTTTTGAATCAATTGGTAGAGGAGTCAAAATCTTATCAAATGTCAGCTGAGCTGACACAAAAATTCAAGCCTGATTCAATTATTGAGTATCTCAAG CCTCTCTGTGGGACTGACCCCATGCTTGTCCTGGAGTTTTCAATGCTTGTGCTCGAAAGTTGTCCAACACAGACAATTGAGCTCTTTTTATCTGGAAATATTCCAGCTGACTTGGTCAACTCTTATTTGAAGCAGCATGCTCCAAACATGCAAGCCACATACTTGGAGCTTATGCTTGCAGTGAATGAAAATGGAATATCTGGAAATCTGCAAAATGAAATG GTGCATATTTATCTCTCAGAAGTACTTGATTGGCATGCTGATTTAAGTGCTCAACAGAAATGGGATGAGAAAGCTTATTCCCCGACAAGAAAGAAATTATTGTCTGCTTTAGATAGCATCTCAGGATATAATCCAGAGGCTTTGTTGAAACGGCTTCCTGCAGATGCTTTGTATGAAGAGCGCGCAATTTTGTTGGGAAAAATGAACCAACACGAGCTTGCCTTATCTCTATATGTGCACAAG CTTCATGTTCCTGAGCTGGCACTATCGTATTGTGATCGGGTGTATGATTCTACGGTTCAACCATCTGCAAGATCTTCTGGCAATATATATCTCACTCTTCTCCAAATTTATCTTAATCCACGGAGAACAACTAAAAACTTTGAGAAGCGAATTACAAATTTGGTATCACCTCAGAATATAAATGGTATTCCAAGGGTTGGTTCTGCTACTTCAGTTAAAGGTAAAGGGGGTCGTGCAGCTAAGAAAATTGCTGCCATAGAGGGGGCAGAGGACACTCGAGTCAGTACAAGTAGCACCGACAGTGGCAGAAGTGATGGAGATGCAGATGAATCTAGTGAGGAAGGAGGATCTAATATTATGCTTGACGAGGTTCTAGATTTGTTGAGTCGAAGGTGGGACAGAGTAAATGGAGCTCAGGCCCTCAAACTTCTACCCAGGGAAACTAAACTACAG AACTTGCTTCCATTTCTTGGACCCTTACTTAGGAAATCAAGTGAAGCACATAGAAACTTTTCAGTAATCAAAAGCTTGAGACAGAGCGAAAACCTGCAG GTCAAAGATGATCTCTATAATCAAAGGAAACCAGTTGTAAAGATCACCGGTGATAGCATGTGCTCTCTTTGCAACAAGAAAATAGGGACAAGCGTTTTTGCTGTGTACCCAAACGGGAAAACACTAGTCCATTTTGTCTGCTTTAGGGACTCACAGAGTATGAAAGCTGTGGCCAAAGGGCCTCTAAGGAAACGATGA
- the LOC107424594 gene encoding protein AE7-like 1, with amino-acid sequence MTLGLINANPVVHAKKERVARTEDLHGDDAVDPLEIYDFVRDIRDPEHPYSLEQLSVLSEESITVDDKLGRILITFTPTIQHCSMATVIGLCLRVKLKHYFPPHYKVDIKVSPGSHANEESVNKQLNDKERVAAALENPNLRQLVDECLYSNEL; translated from the exons ATGACGCTGGGTCTGATCAATGCGAACCCCGTGGTTCACGCTAAGAAGGAAAGGGTAGCTCGCACTGAAGATCTTCACGGTGACGATGCTGTTGATCCTCTTGAAATCTATG ATTTCGTGAGGGATATAAGAGATCCGGAGCATCCATATTCGTTAGAGCAGTTAAGTGTTCTTTCCGAGGAATCAATCACTGTTGATGACAAGCTCGGTCGTATTCT GATAACTTTCACCCCAACGATTCAACATTGCAGTATGGCAACAGTGATTGGTCTTTGCCTGagagtcaaactaaaacattacTTTCCTCCGCATTACAAG GTTGACATCAAAGTATCTCCTGGATCTCATGCAAATGAGGAATCAG tcAACAAGCAGTTGAATGATAAAGAGAGGGTTGCAGCAGCCTTGGAGAATCCGAACCTTCGCCAACTTGTTGATGAATGCCTCTACTCCAATGAACTCTGA
- the LOC107424593 gene encoding uncharacterized protein LOC107424593: protein MFLLRRQSHNHHEDDSAQQEEKVRELRAALGFLSGRSLKYCNDACLRRYLEARNWNVEKSKKMLEESLRWRTTYKPEEIRWHEVAHEGETGKVSKANFHDRLGRPVLIMRPGMQNTNSPEGNIRHLVYLIENAVLNLPEGQEQMSWLIDFTGFSLNTNVSVKTARDIINILQNHYPERLALAFLYNPPRIFQAFWKAVRYFLDPKTSQKVKFVYPKNKDSVELMKKFFDIDNLPSEFGGKATLEYDHEEFSRLMAEDDVKTAKFWGFDKKPCQITNGQHGAEVAPEPIPVARPVN, encoded by the exons GTTAGAGAACTCAGGGCTGCACTAGGCTTCCTATCTGGACGTAGTTTAAAGTACTGCAACGATGCTTGCCTTAGAAGATATTTAGAAGCTCGAAACTGGAATGTTGAAAAGTCAAAGAAGATGTTGGAAGAGTCACTGAGGTGGAGGACAACTTATAAGCCTGAGGAAATCCGTTGG CATGAAGTAGCACATGAAGGCGAAACTGGCAAAGTGTCCAAGGCAAATTTTCATGATCGACTTGGGAGACCTGTTCTTATAATGAGGCCAGGGATGCAG AACACAAACTCGCCAGAAGGCAATATTCGCCATTTAGTATATCTTATAGAAAATGCAGTCCTCAACCTTCCTGAAGGTCAAGAACAAATGTCATGGTTGATAGACTTCACTGGATTTTCGTTGAACACCAACGTCTCTGTCAAGACAGCCCgcgatattattaatattctgcAGAATCACTACCCAGAGAGGCTTGCTCTAGCATTTCTTTATAATCCTCCAAGGATCTTTCAGGCATTCTGGAAG GCTGTCAGGTACTTCCTGGATCCAAAGACATCTCAGAAGGTGAAGTTTGTGTACCCCAAAAATAAGGACAGTGTGGAGCTCATGAAGAAGTTCTTCGACATTGATAACCTTCCTAGCGAGTTTGGAGGAAAAGCCACCCTAGAGTATGACCACGAGGAGTTCTCTCGATTGATGGCCGAGGATGATGTTAAAACTGCCAAATTCTGGGGATTTGATAAGAAGCCTTGCCAAATAACCAATGGGCAACATGGGGCAGAGGTGGCACCGGAGCCTATACCCGTTGCAAGGCCCGTTAATTAA